Genomic DNA from Lactuca sativa cultivar Salinas chromosome 8, Lsat_Salinas_v11, whole genome shotgun sequence:
GCAGCCAGAAGGAGAAGGAGGATGATGGTAAGAAGCATTGTATTGGATTTGGATTTTGGAGGCgataaatgaaaaatgaaatgttcGTTGTTGACTGTTTAGCAATATGATTGATTTATGAGTTTTGGAAATTTAGGGGAAGGGGATAGAAATGAAAAGGAAAAGTAAAACGAGAGACAGGTGTCACCTGATAAGCTGTACAGGGCTGCACTTTTGAAAAACCATTTTGCGAACACAATTCCATATCATTCCTTTTGTTTAGTAATATAAAAGAGGACCCCCAACAACTTGAAAACCAAAAAAGGAAAGGTTTGCCAATACTATAAATATTTTAAGTTTTTCTTTCTTtagtaatataaaaacataaatgttgTGGTTTTTGAAAAAGCACGACTGCAAGCAGAAGCCAAGGCAGCTAAAGATGCATGGAGGCGAGTGAAGTCGGAAGCTGCTGCAGAAGAAAAATAGAAAAGAGACCTGGAGAGGAAAGCAACCAAACAAGCATTATTGAAGGTATTCCGTATTTCTATTTTGTAacatatattttattataatatatattttattgtaCTTTTTTCAGATTGAAAAAACGGTTGAGATTGATGAGGTGTCTCGGTTTCTGAAAGACTTGGACCCGACAAATAAAATTTAATCTTAAATCTTAAATCTTAAATATTATCATGTTATGTATACATAAAGTAATAAACATAATTCTTGTTAATTTTTTATTCgaatttgtttttatattttttaggcaAAAGAACGAGTGTGCAGATTGATCCAAAGTGGAGTTGAAAGTGGAGCTAAACTACTGCTTGATGGAAGAGATATTGTAGTATTTTTTTTCAACTTCATATAATTCTTTATGATATAAGggaaaaatggtcatttaatCCCATTCAGCAGACTTAAGTAAACAGATATTGGGCCCACAATCTTGTCTGGTGTTACTGAAGATATGGAGTGTTACAAGGTATAAGCTTTCTAGTGCTATTTTCAGTTATGAGGATGAggaagggcatttacgtcttttgcacaaAGTATGTTACAAGATTTAAACTTTTATCTAAATGCAGCAAGAAATCTTTGGTCCAGTTCTTATTTGCATGCAATTCTATTAATACTTTCTATATACAATACTTATTTAACTGATCATGTTCATAATTCATTATCTTGAGGCCTAATTTTgtaatttcactttttttttcaggCCAACAGCTTGGAAGAAGCCATAAATATTTCACAACATCTGGTGTGGCTGCTAGAAAGTTTCAAATTGACAATGAAGCAGGGCAGGTAAGTAATTTTACATATCCTATGAATATTATGACTTAAGAAaacatttaaactattaaaacatgaaaatctttattattattattttttgtgtgGGTGTTGAATTTACGAATATGCCCTTGTGATGTAGCTCAAAATGCGGTTTTTGTGAATGAATTTTTAGGACATACTTGGGATAAGAAACCGGTTGAGATTGAAAAGTCAATaaaaacaagtttttttttttcattttgactTTTTCTGATTATCTgttgaccttttgactttttttttatttgaagatAAACAGAATGTGTATTTGAATGAGTACCATAATCCACATGGGAAGAGAACATTTCAAGCAAATGTAACAAAAACTTTACAAATTGTTTAAGCATGAAAATCCTCCTTTGCCAGGTGTTccttctctccctctctctcactAGTAGTTTTTGTCccgttatagcatcctactttcatttccttccctattacatcattgtactttcatttctttttctATTACAACTttgtattaaataaaaaaaaatactcaaTCATAGCAATGCCTGTTACAAAAGGTTTGATCTCGATGTCTTGTGAACCACTTGTTCATTTTGTAATGTAGATCTCAGTGTCGGAGATAGTGAAGGAGAAGGCTTCAATTTTTAGAATTTGGATTCTGTTGTAGATTAGGAAACAGAAAAAGATAAGGATGTCATTAATAAGTAGGAAAAGGTTTGACTTCATGACTTTATGATGATTtcctttttaattatatatatatatatatatatatatatatatatatatatatatatatatatatatatatgttgctattctttttttaatcaattcattGGTATCTTGTAGCAGCTATACAAAGAGCTTTTGGTTGCTCAGGAGGAAGCCCATTTGGCTCATCAACAACTTACCTCTTCAGTAGTAATAGTGGAGAAATTTTGAATACTAACAACATACAATAACACTCTTAACATACGACTCTGAAGCATTGGCAAAGTTATCAATAGACATCCAAGAAATCACATTTGAGATTCAACAATATATTTATTCTCATATGTATCTTTTTAACAGGAATAGGTCCAAGGGCAACTAATGCTGAATCATGAAATCAAGCAAATGTTGATCTTCAGAACACTTCATGTTGAAGTTGCAAGAAACAGAGAAATCGAAGCATCACTTGTGGTTTAATTCAGATTCTGGGACAAAAAGAGTCCTAGGGGTGTTTTTGGAATATTTAGTTTTTCTAACTTTTATGCGTAGTCCGAGGGGCTACAAAAGGTGTTAGTGTTAGTGATGAAAGCTTGGTTCAGATTCAAAAAGTGTTGTAGAGCTAACAAATGGTTCTTCAGGTATGCAATACTCTAggcataattataatataaaactataaaaaaattaattttttgatatatattttttattttgttttgcagAGGATACTAAAGTGAAAATCTTGCAAaggatattttttgttttgttttgcagaggatacccctcacattttcccaaattaccccttcctctacaatgtttttttgtttctgtgtattttgtgcatcaggtaaagttggtggaagaaaggaatatgaagccacttgattcaaatcttgcagcattatcaacaagatgcagtaaagacttggagttgaatttggctaagtcattcttcagtgagatgggccaatgtacaacttCTTATCCATATAACAGctgtttggagcattagtcttaaagaattatgaaaggcaagatgcaactttacttagttggaatttgatgtagagagtagattagatgcaaatttagatattgtaaaaaatagaatcgtatgacattaaattttatgctaatggattgtattttttgtatatgatattttatttctattatgagacattaaatgcaaatttaatttaaaaattaataaatatataaatattttttagaacatttaaaattatgatacgcaaaaatgtgtgtcatcttcatttatgacatggcctttcttgacaggggcttccttgatacgcattgcgtgtcataaacacgcgcgtcgtaaggttacgacacgcaaatgcgtgtcgtcttcctttatgacagggccttccttgatacgcattgcgtgtcataaccgcgcgtcgtaaatgcgcgtcataaatgcgcgtcgtctctctttatgacagggccttccttgacatgcatttgcgcgtcgtctgagcgttttacgacgcgcaatgagcgtcgtaaaaggacttttttctagtagtgagtccTCTTCCATCAATATTTTATGCATGCATAATGATTGACTCAACCTCTTTATGTCCACAATGGTCCAACCAAAGGCCTCCTTGTACTTTTTCAAAATTCCAACcaactctttttcttcttttttggaTAATTTAGTTGAAATTATCACTGGTAATGTCTCTTCCTCTCCAAGATAAACATAGTTGAGATGGTCGGGAAGAGTCTTCAATTCAAGAATTGGTGGTTGCACTATGGAAGGAAGGAGTTTCGCATCGGAATTTTTGAGTTTCATGTGGGGTGGTTCAACTCTCATTGGTTGTGCTTTTTCCAAAGAGTTGATCGCTTCAATCAACTCATCCTCCAAAGTAAACTTCTCAATTAGGCTATTGATTCATGTCTCATCAAAATGCTTGCTCAAGATGGTGGTTACCACATCATGGCTTGACAACTCAAAGCAATTATTAGTATatgaatcaataacatctatGAAGTTTAAGGAATGAATAGAACTAGGATAACGCATAGCTTCAAACATATTAAATTTGATCACATCACCATCAAATTCTATAGACAAAGTACCATTTGCTACATCTATTTCTGTTTTTGCGGTAATCATGATCGGTCTCCCCGAAATTATGGAACTCGATTTTGGGTTGTTGTCATCACCCATATCCAAGAAATAAAAATCAGCAATAAATACAAATTTATTGACTTGCACTAACATGTCCTCCaatacaccttttgggtgtactaAAGACTGGTCGACAAGTTGAACTATAACTGTAGTTTTTGTTAAAGGTCCAATTCCTATTGTTTTATAGCTCGAATAAGGTAAGACATTAATTGATGCCCTTAGATCTAGCAAAGCACGTGGCACAAAAAGGTTACCCATTTTACAAGGAATTGTGAATACACCCGGGTCCTTGGATTTCTTTGGTAGCCGTTTTTGTAACACGGCGGACACGTTTTCTCCTACTTTCAATGTTTCATTTCCTTTGAGATTTT
This window encodes:
- the LOC111899972 gene encoding uncharacterized protein LOC111899972; translated protein: MSLDDIVKSLDTSTQSFQQETKAGIKILEQQVTQIAQSVLRMESQGLRIPNEEEEEKEVEEEKDFKEDERNESSKSKNPIDTEVKVTPTTFPSRLRSTKSEWDDDKIMAMFRQVEINISLSDAITKIPRYAKFLKELFTSKKNLKGNETLKVGENVSAVLQKRLPKKSKDPGVFTIPCKMGNLFVPRALLDLRASINVLPYSSYKTIGIGPLTKTTVIVQLVDQSLVHPKGVLEDMLVQVNKFVFIADFYFLDMGDDNNPKSSSIISGRPIMITAKTEIDVANGTLSIEFDGDVIKFNMFEAMRYPSSIHSLNFIDVIDSYTNNCFELSSHDVVTTILSKHFDET